From a region of the Mercurialis annua linkage group LG1-X, ddMerAnnu1.2, whole genome shotgun sequence genome:
- the LOC126664627 gene encoding uncharacterized protein LOC126664627 isoform X1, with amino-acid sequence MIKHNIMEPKSIQFRHPELEESFSFTSCRDFNSSSSFSFFSDNDDGEDDGGEESYIEIAFERPDRFNKDDEMELRISFSSLSAETKASLSSSNSSSLSTFTFSSSFTESQRSREVQSTEEAGCDFRVEKTVKGKVQFPVVNRLVNTFVSSFRLSPEVNVGDAETKSPAANHLEIIPSSYSTKRRSKITTTTTINTSGIMMNFFVKFRALKLKTLLASFLKASQTSPVGRKTEDRSIIKYRNRVKPVDKGPEKEKKLNLEGIKGYMLEAMSSINRNTTTKSCPVSTESSPLHQRFLSESYKMSASDNSIQAAIAHCKKSFGPNV; translated from the exons ATGATTAAACATAATATCATGGAACCCAAAAGCATCCAGTTCCGTCACCCAGAACTCGAAGAAAGCTTCTCATTCACCAGCTGCCGTGATTTCAACTCCTCCTCCTCCTTCTCATTCTTCTCCGACAACGACGACGGCGAGGATGACGGCGGTGAAGAATCTTACATCGAAATAGCTTTTGAACGGCCTGACCGTTTCAACAAAGACGACGAAATGGAACTGCGGATTTCATTTTCGTCACTCTCTGCGGAAACTAAAGCCTCCTTGTCGTCTTCTAATTCGTCGTCTTTGTCCACGTTTACTTTTAGTTCTTCGTTCACGGAGAGTCAACGGAGTCGAGAGGTGCAGTCAACAGAGGAGGCTGGCTGTGATTTTAGAGTTGAAAAGACTGTGAAAGGGAAGGTGCAGTTTCCGGTAGTTAACCGGCTGGTCAACACGTTTGTTTCTAGTTTCAGGCTGTCGCCGGAGGTTAATGTCGGAGATGCGGAGACAAAATCGCCGGCTGCCAACCACTTGGAAATCATACCCAGCAG CTATAGCACAAAGAGAAGATCAAAGATTACAACAACTACGACAATAAATACTAGCGGCATTATGATGAATTTTTTCGTCAAATTTCGAGCCCTAAAACTAAAAACATTGCTAGCTTCATTTCTGAAAGCCTCGCAGACAAGCCCTGTCGGAAGAAAAACTGAAGACCGATCCATCATCAAGTATCGGAACCGAGTCAAGCCGGTCGATAAGGGaccggaaaaagaaaagaagctAAATTTAGAGGGAATTAAAGGGTACATGTTGGAAGCAATGAGTTCTATTAATAGAAATACAACAACAAAAAGCTGCCCTGTTTCTACCGAGTCATCTCCGCTTCACCAACGATTTTTGAGTGAGAGCTATAAAATGTCTGCTTCAGATAATTCTATTCAGGCAGCTATTGCTCATTGTAAGAAATCTTTTGGCCCAAAtgtttga
- the LOC126664627 gene encoding uncharacterized protein LOC126664627 isoform X2: protein MIKHNIMEPKSIQFRHPELEESFSFTSCRDFNSSSSFSFFSDNDDGEDDGGEESYIEIAFERPDRFNKDDEMELRISFSSLSAETKASLSSSNSSSLSTFTFSSSFTESQRSREVQSTEEAGCDFRVEKTVKGKVQFPVVNRLVNTFVSSFRLSPEVNVGDAETKSPAANHLEIIPSSTKRRSKITTTTTINTSGIMMNFFVKFRALKLKTLLASFLKASQTSPVGRKTEDRSIIKYRNRVKPVDKGPEKEKKLNLEGIKGYMLEAMSSINRNTTTKSCPVSTESSPLHQRFLSESYKMSASDNSIQAAIAHCKKSFGPNV, encoded by the exons ATGATTAAACATAATATCATGGAACCCAAAAGCATCCAGTTCCGTCACCCAGAACTCGAAGAAAGCTTCTCATTCACCAGCTGCCGTGATTTCAACTCCTCCTCCTCCTTCTCATTCTTCTCCGACAACGACGACGGCGAGGATGACGGCGGTGAAGAATCTTACATCGAAATAGCTTTTGAACGGCCTGACCGTTTCAACAAAGACGACGAAATGGAACTGCGGATTTCATTTTCGTCACTCTCTGCGGAAACTAAAGCCTCCTTGTCGTCTTCTAATTCGTCGTCTTTGTCCACGTTTACTTTTAGTTCTTCGTTCACGGAGAGTCAACGGAGTCGAGAGGTGCAGTCAACAGAGGAGGCTGGCTGTGATTTTAGAGTTGAAAAGACTGTGAAAGGGAAGGTGCAGTTTCCGGTAGTTAACCGGCTGGTCAACACGTTTGTTTCTAGTTTCAGGCTGTCGCCGGAGGTTAATGTCGGAGATGCGGAGACAAAATCGCCGGCTGCCAACCACTTGGAAATCATACCCAGCAG CACAAAGAGAAGATCAAAGATTACAACAACTACGACAATAAATACTAGCGGCATTATGATGAATTTTTTCGTCAAATTTCGAGCCCTAAAACTAAAAACATTGCTAGCTTCATTTCTGAAAGCCTCGCAGACAAGCCCTGTCGGAAGAAAAACTGAAGACCGATCCATCATCAAGTATCGGAACCGAGTCAAGCCGGTCGATAAGGGaccggaaaaagaaaagaagctAAATTTAGAGGGAATTAAAGGGTACATGTTGGAAGCAATGAGTTCTATTAATAGAAATACAACAACAAAAAGCTGCCCTGTTTCTACCGAGTCATCTCCGCTTCACCAACGATTTTTGAGTGAGAGCTATAAAATGTCTGCTTCAGATAATTCTATTCAGGCAGCTATTGCTCATTGTAAGAAATCTTTTGGCCCAAAtgtttga
- the LOC126664629 gene encoding probable calcium-binding protein CML43, protein MEVEAESETKKNLTKKSSSFRLRSNSLNSVRLRRIFDLFDKNGDGMITVEDLSQALNLLGLDADFSELESTIRSHMKPGNDGLGYEEFVELHRSLDEAFLSYDDELEADGDGVDPMTQEESDLSEAFKVFDEDGDGYISAHELQVVLKKLGMPEAKEIARIEQMICSVDRNHDGRVDFFEFKDMMRSVLIRSN, encoded by the coding sequence ATGGAGGTAGAAGCCGAATCAGAAACCAAAAAAAACCTAACAAAAAAATCCTCCTCGTTCCGCCTCCGTAGCAACAGTCTAAACTCCGTCCGCCTCCGCCGCATTTTCGACCTTTTCGACAAAAATGGCGACGGGATGATCACGGTGGAAGATCTCAGCCAAGCCCTAAACTTATTAGGGCTAGACGCTGATTTTTCTGAACTTGAATCCACCATTAGGTCTCACATGAAGCCAGGTAATGACGGACTTGGATACGAAGAATTCGTGGAGCTTCACCGGTCGTTGGACGAGGCGTTCTTGAGCTACGACGACGAACTGGAGGCGGATGGTGACGGAGTTGATCCAATGACGCAGGAGGAGTCTGATTTATCGGAGGCGTTTAAGGTGTTTGATGAAGACGGTGACGGTTATATCTCTGCTCATGAATTGCAAGTGGTTTTGAAGAAACTTGGCATGCCGGAGGCGAAAGAAATAGCAAGAATTGAGCAGATGATCTGCTCCGTTGATCGGAATCATGATGGTCGTGTTGATTTCTTTGAGTTTAAAGATATGATGAGAAGTGTTCTTATTCGCAGCAATTGA
- the LOC126664624 gene encoding cytochrome P450 714A1-like, whose product MAMEAGVVGAVMVVGFFILVKNVLNEIWLKPRRIRSMLLRQGITGPKPSSIFSGNLQELQNIQSSADKNYHSSYSHTGLPSVSSIFPYLHQWAKQYGSIYMYSTANKQHLYVAKPDVIKALNLNKSMDLGRPKYLSTTTQPLLGNGVVRANGPHWAHQRKIIAPEFFLHKAKHMLGLMEESTMELIKAWDSQVKEQGGVADLSVDKDLKSVSADIISRACFGSSYSQGKQIFSKIDLLIGAIAKPSMLFGFSNFRFLPTKSNKEIWNLQKQIETLILEIVNARREERQRSTMSEKDLLEAILESAANSEQLKNARNADRFIIDNCKNIYFAGQETTALSASWTLMLLSLHPTWQDRIRAEIVAICGDNLHDCLLDLDKLHQFKTLNMVIQESLRLYGPAVMAVREAFVDTKLADLTIPKGTNIWILLTALHRDPENWGPDADEFKPERFARGISEACKYPQSYMPFGMGSRLCLGQSFAMLELKLLLSLILSNFSFSPSPEYRHSPVYRMLLVPEHGINLLVRKVKKEE is encoded by the exons ATGGCTATGGAAGCAGGCGTTGTCGGAGCTGTAATGGTAGTCGGGTTCTTCATTTTGGTGAAGAATGTGTTGAACGAGATTTGGTTGAAACCCAGAAGGATCCGATCCATGCTTCTCAGACAAGGAATCACCGGACCAAAACCTTCTTCTATCTTCTCCGGTAATCTTCAAGAATTGCAAAACATTCAATCTTCGGCAGACAAGAATTATCACTCGTCCTATTCCCATACTGGTTTGCCTTCGGTTTCCTCCATCTTCCCTTATCTCCATCAATGGGCTAAACAATATG GGTCAATATACATGTATTCAACAGCAAATAAACAGCATTTGTATGTAGCCAAACCAGATGTAATAAAGGCACTGAACCTCAACAAATCCATGGATTTGGGTAGACCTAAATATCTGTCCACCACCACACAGCCTCTGCTTGGCAATGGTGTTGTAAGAGCTAATGGTCCTCACTGGGCTCATCAGAGAAAGATCATTGCTCCTGAGTTCTTCCTCCACAAAGCTAAG CATATGTTAGGGTTAATGGAGGAATCTACTATGGAATTGATAAAAGCATGGGACAGCCAAGTTAAAGAGCAGGGTGGAGTTGCAGATTTAAGTGTTGATAAAGATTTGAAAAGTGTATCCGCTGATATTATCTCAAGAGCTTGTTTCGGAAGCTCTTACTCTCAAGGCAAACAAATTTTTTCAAAGATTGATCTTCTTATAGGAGCTATCGCGAAACCTAGTATGCTTTTTGGATTCTCCAACTTCAg ATTTCTTCCGACAAAGAGCAACAAAGAAATATGGAATTTGCAGAAACAAATAGAGACATTGATACTAGAAATAGTGAATGCTCGGCGAGAAGAGAGACAAAGGTCCACAATGTCTGAAAAAGATTTGTTAGAAGCAATTCTTGAAAGTGCTGCTAATAGTGAACAACTTAAGAATGCCCGTAATGCAGATCGATTTATTATAGACAACTGCAAAAACATCTATTTCGCCGGCCAAGAGACCACTGCTCTGTCTGCCTCCTGGACTTTGATGCTCCTTTCATTACATCCGACATGGCAAGATCGTATTCGAGCTGAAATTGTGGCAATATGTGGTGATAATCTCCATGATTGCTTGCTGGATTTGGACAAGCTTCATCAGTTCAAAACG CTGAATATGGTGATTCAAGAAAGCCTACGACTGTACGGTCCAGCAGTAATGGCAGTAAGAGAAGCTTTCGTGGACACGAAGCTAGCAGATTTAACAATCCCAAAAGGAACaaacatttggatattattgacAGCACTTCACCGGGATCCTGAAAATTGGGGTCCGGACGCCGATGAATTCAAGCCGGAGAGGTTCGCACGGGGGATCTCTGAAGCTTGCAAATATCCACAATCCTACATGCCTTTTGGTATGGGGAGTCGGCTGTGCTTAGGACAGAGTTTTGCAATGCTAGAACTCAAACTACTTCTCTCTCTCATTCTGTCAAACTTCTCTTTTTCTCCGTCGCCGGAGTATCGCCACTCTCCGGTCTATAGGATGCTATTAGTGCCTGAGCATGGTATTAATCTCCTTGTAAGGAAAGTGAAAAAGGAGGAGTAA